One Neovison vison isolate M4711 chromosome 2, ASM_NN_V1, whole genome shotgun sequence genomic window carries:
- the GPR88 gene encoding probable G-protein coupled receptor 88, with protein MTNSSSTSTSSTTGGSLLLLCEEEESWAGRRIPVSLLYSGLAIGGTLANGMVIYLVSSFRKLQTTSNAFIVNGCAADLSVCALWMPQEAVLGLLPTGSAEPPADWDGAGGSYRLLRGGLLGLGLTVSLLSHCLVALNRYLLITRAPATYQALYQRRHTAGMLALSWALALGLVLLLPPWAPRPGAAPPRVHYPALLAAAALLAQTALLLHCYLGIVRRVRVSVKRVSVLNFHLLHQLPGCAAAAAAFPGAPHAPGPGGAAHPAQAQPLPPSLHPRRAQRRLSGLSVLLLCCVFLLATQPLVWVSLASGFSLPVPWGVQAASWLLCCALSALNPLLYTWRNEEFRRSVRSVLPGVGDAAAAAAAATAVPAVSQAQLGTRAAGQHW; from the coding sequence ATGACCAACTCCTCCTCCACGTCCACCTCCTCCACCACCGGGGGATCGCTGTTGCTGCTCTGCGAGGAAGAGGAGTCGTGGGCGGGCCGGCGCATCCCCGTGTCCCTTCTGTACTCGGGCCTGGCCATCGGGGGCACGCTGGCCAACGGGATGGTCATCTATCTCGTGTCGTCCTTCCGAAAGCTGCAGACCACCAGCAACGCCTTCATCGTGAACGGCTGCGCGGCGGACCTCAGCGTCTGCGCCCTCTGGATGCCGCAGGAGGCGGTGCTCGGGCTCCTGCCCACCGGCTCGGCGGAGCCCCCCGCGGACTGGGACGGCGCCGGCGGCAGCTACCGCCTGCTGCGGGGCGGGCTGCTAGGCCTGGGGCTCACCGTGTCCCTCTTGTCCCACTGCCTAGTGGCCCTGAACCGCTACCTGCTCATCACCCGGGCGCCTGCCACCTACCAGGCGCTGTACCAGCGGCGCCACACGGCCGGTATGCTGGCGCTCTCCTGGGCTCTCGCCCTGGGCCTCGTGCTGCTGCTCCCGCCCTGGGCGCCGCGCCCCGGCGCCGCGCCCCCGCGCGTCCACTACCCGGCCCTGCTGGCCGCCGCGGCGCTGCTGGCGCAGACGGCGCTGCTGCTGCACTGCTACCTGGGCATCGTGCGCCGCGTGCGCGTCAGCGTCAAGCGGGTCAGCGTCCTCAACTTCCACCTGCTGCACCAGCTGCCCGgctgcgccgccgccgccgccgccttcccTGGCGCCCCGCACGCGCCGGGCCCCGGGGGTGCGGCGCACCCCGCGcaggcccagcccctgcccccctcGTTGCACCCGCGGCGGGCGCAGCGGCGTCTCAGCGGCCTGTCGGTGCTGCTGCTCTGCTGCGTCTTCCTGCTGGCCACGCAGCCGCTGGTGTGGGTGAGCCTGGCCAGCGGCTTCTCGCTGCCCGTGCCCTGGGGCGTGCAGGCGGCCAGCTGGCTCCTGTGCTGCGCGCTGTCCGCGCTCAACCCGCTGCTCTACACGTGGAGGAACGAGGAGTTCCGGCGCTCCGTGCGCTCCGTCCTGCCGGGCGTCGGCGACGCGgcggccgccgccgctgccgccacgGCCGTGCCCGCGGTATCCCAGGCGCAGCTTGGCACCCGCGCCGCCGGCCAGCACTGGTGA